Genomic window (Candidatus Omnitrophota bacterium):
CCAGCGTTAATTCCAGCGCCGTCACTTGCCAGAACCTCCATGCCATCCCAGTTTTTTTGGAAGGTCCTTCATCGATCAACGGACTGGAGGCTGCCGGTTTGTCTTCGTAAGTTGGCAGCCATGCAAAGATTTTCCGTCCCTTCCATTGGGAAGCATCGAGAGTCCCATCGATGCTTGAAACCATCTCGGACAAGGAAGCCATTCCGGCGTCATAGGGTGAAAGACGATTTGAGTTTTTAGTGGATTTCTTTTTCTTTCGCGTTGGATCGCCAGGAATTTCCAAGGGAGTTTCACCCCAAACCAGAAACTGATTCTCAACATAACCGGCATGAAGCAGGATCATGGATCGATTTCTCCAAGTAATATGAACGGATTGCGCATATTTCATCCGCACATCCGAAATATGAAACTCATTATGGATTAGGCATCAAGATAAAATCAACTGCAGCCGGTATCGGCGTTCGATAATATGTCTCCGCCAACTGTATGAATAACGTCCTGTTGTTCCTTTTTAAGTGATCGGATTTCCAAAGATTTTCCCATCGTCAAAGCGAAACATTTATAAGCCTGGATCCATTTCTCCGCCTACATGGCTGAAAAACAACTCATCGACAAGAAAGCCCTGGCGCGGGTGCTCGAACAAAAGTTCGATCTTACTCACGCAAAATCTCAACGCATAGTTGCCAAAATTATCCATGCTCTTTCGGATGGATTGGTAAGAGGAGAGCGGGTGCTTTTAGTGGGATTTGGCTCGTTTCATTTGCAACGCCGCAAATCCCACCGCATCATGCATCCCGCCAACCGCCAGCTCATCGAAATTCCCGAGCGGTTGGCGCTGGTATTTCGGCCAGGGAAAAGCCTCAAAAAGCAACTGCTCAATTCACCGAAGTGGCTTGAATCCCATAGCCCGGAGAGTTCGTCGCCGATTCCAGAGAATCAACCTCCATCCTTTGCTCCATCCCTTGGATAATCGCCGCCGCGCACTGGCGGATTCGTTCCAGCTGTTGCATCAAAGCCTTTTTATTCCCATCCCAGGTTTGAATGTAATCGGCGCTGGCGGTTATGGCCTGCATCCCAAAGCGTTCGCAAACTACGCAAGCCGCTGCATCGGCCTCCAACTCCTGAGTTTTCCTATCGGCAGCCGGCGAATCACCTTCGAAATGAAGCATAACGTGGGTTGCTTCGTGAACCATGGTGGAGAACGTTTCCGCTGGATCCATGCCGGGTTTGATTCGAATCGCATTCTTATACGATAGCCCCAAGGCGCTGCCGGTTTCTCCGTATTCCAGGGCGATCCCTCGGTCGCGGATCAGGCTTTCAAGAATGGGAATCAGTTTTTCTGCGTCGCCCTGGGCTTTTGAGGTCTGCGGCAAATCCTCTCCGGACGTTTGCGAGAGATCAAAGACATGGGCCACTCGAAAATAAGTAACCAATTCCGACTCTTCTTTCAACTCTTCCTCCGAACAATCCGATTCAAAATCCTTCTTCGGCTTACGCGACGCGCACGGAGCGAAAATCCGAATTCCTTTCTCGCCCTTTTTTATATACCGATGGAATTGATTCCATGCCCGGTATCCTGCTACCTGACTGGCCTGGGGCATCTGGGCGAAAATCAACAGCTGGTTTCCGACCGAATAGCGAGGAAATTTCGCCATAATCTTCAAATAATTCTTCATCTCGCCGGAAAGGCCATGCTCCAATTGTTCTCCGAGCCGATCCAGAGTCTCTTGGATCATTCGCTTTCCATCGTCGATAAACGAATCTCGCTTACAACCCGCCTCCTTGCCGGTCTGCGATTCCGCCTGGATTGTCTCACTCAATCTCTTCACCTCCGGCCAACTGGCCATCCAACGCCAGTTGGCGGAAGGCGTTTCAAATCATCCCCCCGATTTCCGCTTCCATCGCGGCGATGAATTCATCGCCGTTCGCCATTTCCAATAAGACCGCATCCCGCATATCCGGATCGCGTCGAAAGCGCTCGGACGGATAGTTGAATTTCTCTTCCATTTTTTCCCTCCGAAGACGTTTGGTTGTCTTCAAGCGAAAAGACAACCGAACCGCGCAATAGATTCCTGGTAATGATAATGATCGAATGAAGTGGAAAACCGAAAAGTATTTATAGAAGCCGCGTCACTACTATGACATGGAGAAAACTACCCAACCCGAAGCGATGAATTCGCAACCGCCATGGAGAAAAAGTAAAGACTTCTATCGAGTACTAAACCGCATTCGCGCGCAGTTGCGGGACATGGATTCCAAGTTGGAGTATTTAATCGAACAGAACTCCGAGCATTTCCGGTGTCTGGCGGGGTATGAAATCGAGAAAATCCGACATAAGAGATGACGAACCGGCAAAAAGTAATGTAAAAAAAATCCAGAAAAAAAGAGGCGTGCGGTGGAAAAATATATTATTGTAAGTATAATATATTCAGCAATAAATGCGAATCCTTTCCAGAATCTTTCCTCACGATTATGCACAGAATCGACGATCATTATACGGAAACCTTATTCGACGAATGGGGTCATATTGGTACTAAGCGCCGGTAACTTTTGAAAGCCGGTTGGGCGGGCGTGTTCCGAAAATACCTTCTTGAGGAATTGCCGCTGGAGAATGTCCGGGCGCGTTTTCATGAGTCGATGGGGCGTCCCAGCAAACTAAATGAAAGATGGATGGAACCTAGGATTCATGTCAAAATATAAAGTCCCATTGGATACGGGCGTTGGTCAGATAGCCAGCCCGTTCAGCGTCATGACGGCGAGTGGATCACTTCCTCCCGGCGAACTGTATACGTTGTATTCTTCCAAGTAATTTTCGGATCGCCGAAAGCATGAAAGATGCGTACCGATCCGGTGGATTGGAGATTTTTTCCAGCTTGCGCTTGGATGGTAAAGAGGGAACCGTCTGGATAATTCATGCCGTTCCAACGGTTGGCGTAAAAAGCCGCATATCCGGGACTCTCAATAATGAATCCCCAAGGGGGCAATAGAACTTCTCCTCCCCATTGCGATTGAATCTCCACTTCCTTGGCGCCAAAATTCACCGCCACCCGGGCGCTTTTTCGACCCTTGCCGTATACAGCCTGACGAAGCGCGCCGTCGGGCGTAAGCCATTCCAAATGGATCAAACGTTGATAGGCGGTAGCTTGATGCAGCGGTCCCAATATTTCATGCGTGTTTTTCAAAAAGACGTCCGTGGGATGGAATCCTTCCGCCCAGCCGTTATCCGTGCGGGTGAAGCAAGCGCGATCTCCCGATGGATCATTATTTATGGATTTTTCTTTCCAATAGAGATGATCGGGGATGGAATGGTAATGGAGCGGTCGGGCCGTGAGAATGTGATGAGCCACATATTCGGCGGATTCTTCGGCGGAATACCCATACTTGCCATAACAGATTTGACAGTCGTGATAGACCATTTCCCAGAAAGGGATCACTCGGGCGCCGAGGCTTTCCGGTTTAAGTTGGTGGAAATAATTACCAGCTACGCCTACCAATCCCTCGAAAAAATCACTGCAAGGCAAAGCCCATTCTCTCCCGCATTCACTGCCGAAGAGCCCGAAAATCTTACGCGCGTTATTGCTGAGCTGAATTTTCCAAGCGATGTCCTCATTTCGGTCGATCCGATGATTGGGATCGGCGCACTCGCGCGGTCCGACGGCGTAAGTGGTGTCGATGAAATAACTCCAGGGTTCAAATAACTTATGGATGGAAGGAAGGTTTTGAGGCCGCATCGCCAATTCGACTTGCTTGGGCGCGCAAACCATATACGCTCTTCCGCCCATCCACCGTCCGCCCTGGATTAGGGAACCATCCGCGCGCTTTTCGATATACGCGGGATTCCAACTCTTCGCGTCTTGATACATATCCTGATAGTTATCATGCAGGCTGGCAACATACCCCAACTTCTGGACGCGTTGGATCGCCCCGGCTAGCGCATCGTTGCCGCCGCATTCGGGATTGGCGGGAAGATCATCCGGATGACGGACGTCATAGCCGCCTTCCGTCCAACCGCCAAGCGTAAACAGGCAGCGGGTAATGCCGAGATCGTTGCGAAGGTGTTCCGCCACGTCGGCCGCTTCATCGAACGTCCAATGCACTTCCACCGATTCTTCCTTAGTGCTCTCCTCGTTCATTCTGCGCGCCAGGCACATCCACAGTTTGACGTTCGCCGCGCCGACAAGCCGTTCCGCGTGTGTATCGCGACGGACTTTATCACGTAAAGTGACCGCCAGTCCTTTTCGTTCGGCTATTCGCCGATAAGCAGCCGCAATCGTGTTCCAGTCCCCTTTGCCCAACGGCGTCAAACGCACGACGCGAGCCGTTTCTCGAAGTCGCAATTCCGTCGTGAGCTGCTGCCGGGGCGCTGGTCCCTCCTGAACAACGCTTTCTATATCCGGCCAAACGTAGGCGCCATCCCAAGTCAATACCAACGCAGATCCACTTTTGAGAAAGCCCAGCATGTTCATATGACAACCTTCATACTCGGAAGTTCCGAAGGTCTTTTTAAAGGCCACTCCACTATTCGCAGGAATCAACAGGCCTTCGCGGCAGGGTACGATAATATTTCCGTCTTCGCTGTCAGCGACTGTAAGCGCGTCTTTCATGACGTGAATTTCATCGCGGTTTTGGCCGTCGTAATGAATTTCAAGGGTGCGGCCTGAGTGGATCAGATTGAAAGTAACACTGAAGTCATTTCGGCTCGTAAGGCGCGCCATTTTCGCAGAATGTTTAACCTGGATGAATTCTAATTCTGTATCCTTGAACCATCCGGGTTCTGCGGTTCCCTCGGACGGCCATGCCGCATTCGATTTCTTATCCAAGAGCGACCAGGCGCCTTTTTCTGGATCTATCTTGACTAAAACCGATGAACTCTCCAGGCGAATAAGCTCATGCGCGGAAAGCGAAGTCTTTTCGAATCCAACGAGAAGAACCAAGACAATGACGGCCAACCATCTCCATAATCCTGCCAAGCGTCCGATATAGGAACATTTCATTGCTTTTTCTCCCTGAATCCATTGAGTGGAACTCGAATAGGATTTATTCGATGCGTAGGAACTGTAAGAGCGTATGAAAAGCAAAAATATGCACATAATTTCGTATCACTCACCATATCTTCACTCTCTTTTCCGGCTGTTTCAATCCGGCGGCGACGGCGCGCTGACGGAGTTTATCGCCGCTGGCGTTATCCGCTTCAAAGAACAAAACTCCCACTACTTTCGGATATCCATTCAGCGCTTCCAAGGCTTTCGCCCAAGGCTCGGGATATTTCTCGCGAAGCGTCTGAGCCAGGTCGAGGCAGATAGCCTCATAGGCGGCGCGCGCCCTTTGCCGATCGCTAACGCCTCGCGCAACGCCTTCTTCAATCTCGGTTTTCATGCTGTCGCGAAGCCGGGCGAACTGTTCGACCGGATCCGGCAGCGGTTCGAGGTTTTCGGGTTCTTCGATCTGGATTTGGTAAAATGTCTTGCCGTTTTGGGTGATTATCTTCCCGCCCTGCTCGATGATGACTTTTTCGGCCAGGGCGATAAGCCGGTCGCCGAAACGGGTAAGCGTTTCGTCCATCGGCATACAATCTCGAGTGGTGTTGCGATAGAGGTCGGCGATATTCCACCCCTGAGCCATCATCCACTTCCACCCCATCCGCACGCCGACGATGGCGCCGGCGGTGGCTGCGTTGTTGTCGGCGTCCCAGCCGAAATTGAAGGCGGCAATCGAAGTTTTGACGTAATCGCCCCGGCCGTAAAGCAGCGCTCCGATGACGGATGCCGTATTCAACTCAAAACCGTTACGGTCGCGCGTCGCCCCATTGAAATGGGTATATTTCTCCTTGATGAGTTTGCGGGTGGCGCGATAGTCGGTTGGGTTCTGCTTATGCCAGGCGCGAACAGCGCTGACAACCTGATGGACAACGCACTTCGGATCCACGGCGGCTAAACCGGCGTCGAGTATCTCCTCCATATCGCCGATGAGGAACGCAGCGGCGATCATCGCGTCGAACAACTGGGTCGTCTGCGCCGGTTCTCCGCTGATAGTGACATGAGTGTAGTTCAATCCGATGCGTTCCGCCGTTTTCGGCATGCCCGGCGCGATGAGGCCCCAGGATTCGCACACGAACTGGCCGGAAATGTTGAAATCGGACCAGGGATTGAACGGAATGCAGCCGGTCAATGGCGGTTCCATGCCAAGGTCCATGAGTTGGCGGGCGTATTGGTTCGCGCACCAAATCGCCCGGTTGATATGCTTCCGCCACAGCGCCGAGAGGTCTTGGGCTGGAAGCAAGATAGTATTGCGCTCCTGCATGGCGAGGATATAAACCCATTCGAAGTCGGTGTCATCATCGGTCCAGGCCCCCTCGGCCAAATCCGGGGTGTAGGATTCCACCTGGCCCGGCTCGGCAATATATTTCATCTCATGTTTCAATCCATTGAGGTCGCCGAGCACATGGCCGAGCAGGCCGCCGCGAATTCTGTCCTGCACGACCTCGGCGGGGATTTCCACGCTTGCGGCGAATGCGCCGAAGGCAAAAACGCTGCCTACGCCCCATACCATCAGAAAAATAAAGCAACCGTTCATCATTCGCGTAAATATGAAATACGTTTTGGAATTCTCTCCCAGAACATTGATGAGTGCGTTGATCATCGCTATTTACTTTCAACCAAAAGAGTGAGCTGCATCCATTGTCATTACGTTAACTCATAAACTTATAGCAAGTAAAGAAAGAGGGATGGAGGCGCTTGTTTTTCTTGGCGTCGAAATAGCGAATGCGGCGGAGAGGTTCGGGATAATCCAGCGAAGCGTAGCGGCCCGTCAAGCGGATGATCTGATCGCATTGGACGCCAAGCGACTTGTCAACTGGCTGGGAAGAGAGACGACGAAATTGCAGGTTTCGTTTGGCGCGAGTCACAAAAATCGCATGTTTCCGATGGAGCCGGTAGAGACGGGCGAAATCGAGATATCCACGATCCAGCGCATAGATGGAACCCGCTTCGGGAATCAGTTCGTCGAGGATATTGACATCGTGAATTTTCCCCTCGGTGATTCGAATGAACACGGGAATGTTCCCGCGAAGATCCACCAACGTGTGAAGTTTGATAGCCGCTTTGCGCGAGCGAAATCGCGCCCAGGGAAAGAGGGAAAGACAAAGATCGATCATCGACGAATCGAAAGCGTATACGGTTTGCTCCAGTTCGAGTCCCAAGGGTTCGTTGACGTAAAGGGCGCGCGCTTGCGCGATAAGAACTTGAGCGAAATCGGCGTAGATGCGCCAATCCCGATTCTCGTTGGCTTTGGCTAAGGTCGTGCGCGCAATGGGACTTCGAATCCCCATGCGATACAGTTTGCCTTGAACGGAACGCAGACAGACTTCGATATCGCGAAGACTTTCCCGTGAAGTCAATTGCGCGAAAGCCATACAGAGATAGTGATCGTAACAAGAAAAGGATTTGACTTTGTAATGACCGCGATAACGATGGACGCATCGACGAAACTCGTGCTTGGGCAAGAAATCCATGAGTTGCGTGAACAAGGTTTGGCCAGCATTCATATCGATTTTCCTTCCGCAGGGGAAGAGAATTATCGCTGGAAAACCATTGGGATTTCAAATCGATTACGCTCATTACTTACTATATCCTATTGTAATTCAATGCGTTATAACATTTTTCTTTTTCAACGTCGGGACAGTAGTGATTCTCTATATAGCCGTCATGCTTTCCCTTCACGCCAAGCGCTTTGGCAAAGTCCATAGCCACAGAGGGCTTCTCGGTCAGAATTAGTGTTTTCACAGGATTGGCTCAATCGCTATTAAAAGTAATAGAAAGTTCAGGCTGAATCACTAATCAACTTTTCAAATCTATTCAAATTCTCCAAGCAATAATCCATCATGGCGCATACAAGTTCTTCTTCCATCAAATCGGCGACATAATGAGCGGCTAAATAACAAAAACAGAAAGCGAATAGCGGCGACTTATGGAGAAACTCTCCCCCCTCCGCATCCTCGGTGGCAACATAACTGGCCAAGGTTCCTTCCACGATCTCGCTGCGCCGCTCTTGATCCACGTCCAGGCCGCGAAACTTTATGCAGACGTGAGGAGCGAGATGGAAAAGTTCCGCGTCCGTTAACGGATATCCCCGCGTCAATTCACCAAAAACCTTCGCTTCGCTGGCGTCTTTATAAGCCAGCGCCATATCTTGCAACCATTCTTGGCGCGTTTTCGGAAGCCGTCTCTTTTTCATGATTTAATCTTTCAGCCTATTTTCCAAATACGAATAACGCTTCTGCGTCTTATCGTTCTTCACAGCAATTGCCAATGCTTTTCTTGCGCCAATCAGAACCACTAGTTGTTTTCCCCGCGTGACCGCCGTATATAATAGATTGCGCTGCAGCATCACATAATGTTGCGTCAAAAGCGGAATCACTACCGCCGGGTATTCGGAACCTTGCGATTTATGCACTGATACGGCATAGGCCAAATTTATCTCGTCAAGTTCGGAAAAATCATAGACGATTTCCCGGCCGTCAAAATCGATCTTGACCTCTTGCATTTCGGAATCAATCGACCGGATTCGGCCAATATCCCCATTGAAAACCTCTTTATCGTAGTTGTTCCTGATTTGCATCACTTTATCGCCAACCAGGAATTTGCGGCCTCCACGAGCGATCTCTTGATTGGACTTATTCAAAGCGGCCTGCAGTTCGGCATTCATCTTGGCGCCGCCAACCGAGCCTTTTTGCATGGGGGTAATTACTTGAATATCATCAATGGCGTTAAATCCAAATCGTTGAGGGATTCTCTCCCGAACCAGTTTGATGATGGTCTGGATCACGGTTTGCGGATCTTCTTGATGGATGAAATAGAAATCGTCCAACTCTTTATCGTCTTTTTTCAGAATGGGAGAAATCCCCTGGTTGATTCGGTGGGCATTTACGATAATCGTGCTTTCTTTGGCTTGGCGGAAAATTTCGTGGAGTTCGACAACGGGAACCGCCCCGGAATCGATAATATCTCTCAATACATTCCCCGCTCCGACCGAGGGCAATTGATTGACGTCTCCCACCATAAGAAACGCGGCCTGAAGCGGTATGGCTTTGAGCAGGTGATGCATCAGGATCGTATCCACCATGGACATCTCATCGACAATGAGCAGATCGCATTCCAATGGATTTTCCTCGCCGCGCTGAAATCCTCCCTTTCGCTGGTTGTATTCCAAGAGCCGGTGAATCGTTTTCGCTTCATGGCCGGTCGCTTCGCTCATGCGCTTGGCCGCCCTTCCTGTGGGAGCGGCTAATAAAAAATTGATTTTCATGGCGGAAAAGACGGCGAGAATCGATCGTATTATGGTGGTCTTTCCCGTCCCCGGCCCTCCAGTAACCACCAGGATTTTGTTGGTCAGAGATGAAATAACCGCCTCTTTTTGTTTATCGGCCAGCGTGATGGATAATCTCTCTTGCGCCTACTCCAGCGCCTTATCAGCTTTGATGTCC
Coding sequences:
- a CDS encoding DUF5696 domain-containing protein, which translates into the protein MKCSYIGRLAGLWRWLAVIVLVLLVGFEKTSLSAHELIRLESSSVLVKIDPEKGAWSLLDKKSNAAWPSEGTAEPGWFKDTELEFIQVKHSAKMARLTSRNDFSVTFNLIHSGRTLEIHYDGQNRDEIHVMKDALTVADSEDGNIIVPCREGLLIPANSGVAFKKTFGTSEYEGCHMNMLGFLKSGSALVLTWDGAYVWPDIESVVQEGPAPRQQLTTELRLRETARVVRLTPLGKGDWNTIAAAYRRIAERKGLAVTLRDKVRRDTHAERLVGAANVKLWMCLARRMNEESTKEESVEVHWTFDEAADVAEHLRNDLGITRCLFTLGGWTEGGYDVRHPDDLPANPECGGNDALAGAIQRVQKLGYVASLHDNYQDMYQDAKSWNPAYIEKRADGSLIQGGRWMGGRAYMVCAPKQVELAMRPQNLPSIHKLFEPWSYFIDTTYAVGPRECADPNHRIDRNEDIAWKIQLSNNARKIFGLFGSECGREWALPCSDFFEGLVGVAGNYFHQLKPESLGARVIPFWEMVYHDCQICYGKYGYSAEESAEYVAHHILTARPLHYHSIPDHLYWKEKSINNDPSGDRACFTRTDNGWAEGFHPTDVFLKNTHEILGPLHQATAYQRLIHLEWLTPDGALRQAVYGKGRKSARVAVNFGAKEVEIQSQWGGEVLLPPWGFIIESPGYAAFYANRWNGMNYPDGSLFTIQAQAGKNLQSTGSVRIFHAFGDPKITWKNTTYTVRREEVIHSPS
- a CDS encoding AAA family ATPase, producing the protein MTLADKQKEAVISSLTNKILVVTGGPGTGKTTIIRSILAVFSAMKINFLLAAPTGRAAKRMSEATGHEAKTIHRLLEYNQRKGGFQRGEENPLECDLLIVDEMSMVDTILMHHLLKAIPLQAAFLMVGDVNQLPSVGAGNVLRDIIDSGAVPVVELHEIFRQAKESTIIVNAHRINQGISPILKKDDKELDDFYFIHQEDPQTVIQTIIKLVRERIPQRFGFNAIDDIQVITPMQKGSVGGAKMNAELQAALNKSNQEIARGGRKFLVGDKVMQIRNNYDKEVFNGDIGRIRSIDSEMQEVKIDFDGREIVYDFSELDEINLAYAVSVHKSQGSEYPAVVIPLLTQHYVMLQRNLLYTAVTRGKQLVVLIGARKALAIAVKNDKTQKRYSYLENRLKD
- a CDS encoding ArdC family protein, whose product is MSETIQAESQTGKEAGCKRDSFIDDGKRMIQETLDRLGEQLEHGLSGEMKNYLKIMAKFPRYSVGNQLLIFAQMPQASQVAGYRAWNQFHRYIKKGEKGIRIFAPCASRKPKKDFESDCSEEELKEESELVTYFRVAHVFDLSQTSGEDLPQTSKAQGDAEKLIPILESLIRDRGIALEYGETGSALGLSYKNAIRIKPGMDPAETFSTMVHEATHVMLHFEGDSPAADRKTQELEADAAACVVCERFGMQAITASADYIQTWDGNKKALMQQLERIRQCAAAIIQGMEQRMEVDSLESATNSPGYGIQATSVN
- a CDS encoding HU family DNA-binding protein; protein product: MAEKQLIDKKALARVLEQKFDLTHAKSQRIVAKIIHALSDGLVRGERVLLVGFGSFHLQRRKSHRIMHPANRQLIEIPERLALVFRPGKSLKKQLLNSPKWLESHSPESSSPIPENQPPSFAPSLG
- a CDS encoding ADP-ribosylglycohydrolase family protein, with amino-acid sequence MMNGCFIFLMVWGVGSVFAFGAFAASVEIPAEVVQDRIRGGLLGHVLGDLNGLKHEMKYIAEPGQVESYTPDLAEGAWTDDDTDFEWVYILAMQERNTILLPAQDLSALWRKHINRAIWCANQYARQLMDLGMEPPLTGCIPFNPWSDFNISGQFVCESWGLIAPGMPKTAERIGLNYTHVTISGEPAQTTQLFDAMIAAAFLIGDMEEILDAGLAAVDPKCVVHQVVSAVRAWHKQNPTDYRATRKLIKEKYTHFNGATRDRNGFELNTASVIGALLYGRGDYVKTSIAAFNFGWDADNNAATAGAIVGVRMGWKWMMAQGWNIADLYRNTTRDCMPMDETLTRFGDRLIALAEKVIIEQGGKIITQNGKTFYQIQIEEPENLEPLPDPVEQFARLRDSMKTEIEEGVARGVSDRQRARAAYEAICLDLAQTLREKYPEPWAKALEALNGYPKVVGVLFFEADNASGDKLRQRAVAAGLKQPEKRVKIW